In a single window of the Procambarus clarkii isolate CNS0578487 chromosome 51, FALCON_Pclarkii_2.0, whole genome shotgun sequence genome:
- the LOC138351885 gene encoding vacuolar protein sorting-associated protein 37B-like isoform X1, with product MTTSLACCVLYTTCPPTHTHSVPPGMMSAEPDYGAALGLIKHLPTEELRDLVNNDDKLSELMKDLPQMKNLASEQEMLLAANKSLAEFNLSLEPKLSQAKQNLISKYEEAAKLSEEVNALKGEIDSTSGQYSADTLQALLQTAAHEIEEETENLVQSFLDKEHDVDDFLSKFLSKRKTAHLRRIKAEKIEDILNKQSSAHSSPYPSQPSTGGGVGYGANQWSSPYPTQPMNMPMPGYH from the exons ATGACCACAAGCCTCGCCTGTTGTGTCCTgtacacaacctgtcctcccacacacacacattctgtacCACCAG GAATGATGTCGGCTGAACCAGACTATGGAGCTGCTCTCGGGCTCATCAAACACCTTCCTACAGAGGAACTTCGTGATCTTGTGAACAATGATGATAAACTTTCAGAACTTATGAAGGACTTACCACAG ATGAAGAACTTAGCAAGTGAACAAGAAATGTTACTGGCAGCTAACAAATCCTTGGCAGAATTTAATTTATCTCTCGAGCCTAAATTGTCACAG GCAAAGCAGAACCTAATCTCAAAATATGAAGAAGCTGCTAAGTTGTCTGAAGAGGTTAATGCATTGAAAGGAGAAATTG ATTCCACAAGTGGGCAGTACTCTGCTGATACGCTCCAGGCCTTGTTACAGACTGCTGCACATGAGATTGAAGAAGAAACTGAG AATTTGGTCCAGTCATTCCTTGACAAAGAACATGATGTAGATGACTTTTTGTCTAAATTCCTTTCGAAGAGGAAGACTGCGCACTTAAGGCGGATCAAGGCAGAGAAAATTGAGGACATTTTAAACAAGCAAAGTAGTGCACACAGCTCACCATACCCTTCTCAGCcttccactggtggtggtgttggatatGGAGCCAATCAGTGGTCATCACCATACCCCACACAGCCCATGAATATGCCCATGCCTGGGTACCACTAA
- the LOC138351885 gene encoding vacuolar protein sorting-associated protein 37B-like isoform X2, whose amino-acid sequence MMSAEPDYGAALGLIKHLPTEELRDLVNNDDKLSELMKDLPQMKNLASEQEMLLAANKSLAEFNLSLEPKLSQAKQNLISKYEEAAKLSEEVNALKGEIDSTSGQYSADTLQALLQTAAHEIEEETENLVQSFLDKEHDVDDFLSKFLSKRKTAHLRRIKAEKIEDILNKQSSAHSSPYPSQPSTGGGVGYGANQWSSPYPTQPMNMPMPGYH is encoded by the exons ATGATGTCGGCTGAACCAGACTATGGAGCTGCTCTCGGGCTCATCAAACACCTTCCTACAGAGGAACTTCGTGATCTTGTGAACAATGATGATAAACTTTCAGAACTTATGAAGGACTTACCACAG ATGAAGAACTTAGCAAGTGAACAAGAAATGTTACTGGCAGCTAACAAATCCTTGGCAGAATTTAATTTATCTCTCGAGCCTAAATTGTCACAG GCAAAGCAGAACCTAATCTCAAAATATGAAGAAGCTGCTAAGTTGTCTGAAGAGGTTAATGCATTGAAAGGAGAAATTG ATTCCACAAGTGGGCAGTACTCTGCTGATACGCTCCAGGCCTTGTTACAGACTGCTGCACATGAGATTGAAGAAGAAACTGAG AATTTGGTCCAGTCATTCCTTGACAAAGAACATGATGTAGATGACTTTTTGTCTAAATTCCTTTCGAAGAGGAAGACTGCGCACTTAAGGCGGATCAAGGCAGAGAAAATTGAGGACATTTTAAACAAGCAAAGTAGTGCACACAGCTCACCATACCCTTCTCAGCcttccactggtggtggtgttggatatGGAGCCAATCAGTGGTCATCACCATACCCCACACAGCCCATGAATATGCCCATGCCTGGGTACCACTAA
- the LOC138351886 gene encoding huntingtin-interacting protein K-like has product MSHDDNHEMEDEVETKSKEKKVAKHDSGAADLERVTNYAEEKEIKSDANFMSVINDVKRQDEANKLAKEQELAKVSIKKEDVELIMRELEIPKVKAERALREHQGNLIETLVTLTN; this is encoded by the exons ATGTCCCACGACGACAACCACGAAATGGAAGACGAGGTCGAGACCAAGAGCAAGGAAAAGAAGGTGGCCAAACACGACAGCGGAGCAGCTGACCTCGAGCGAGTCACCAATTATGCCGAAGAGAAGGAAATCAAATCCGATGCCAATTTCATGTCGGTGATTAATGATGTGAAAAGGCAAGATGAAGCAAACAAG TTAGCAAAGGAGCAAGAGCTAGCCAAGGTTTCCATTAAAAAGGAAGATGTTGAGTTGATTATGAGGGAACTTGAAATTCCCAAAGTGAAGGCTGAAAGAGCACTCAGAGAGCATCAAGGCAATCTTATTGAAACACTAGTCACACTTACCAACTAA